The genomic stretch CGGAGTCCCACAGGAAGGTGATAATAATGATAGTGACAGTGGTACCGAATATATCCCGCCGGAAGACAGCAAATAACAGAAATCATAGAGATCCAAAGAATGGAGGTGTTAATATGTTGGCTATCAGAAGAGGAAGCGATCTTTTCAGACCTTTCGAGGAGATTCAAAGGGAGATGGACAGACTCTTTAACGATGCCTTCAAAGGGTTGAACAGCCAGTCGAGAGAATCATCGATGTTTAGTCCTGAAGTTGACATCTACGAAAGGGATAACTCAGTTTTTATCGAAATGGATATCCCTGGAATCAAGAAGGATGAACTCGAAATCAAGGTAGAAGAAGACGTTCTCTCAATCAAAGGCGAAAAGAAGCTTGAAAGAGAGGAAAAGGAAAGAGACTATCACCGCTACGAGAGATATAGCGGAGCATTCCAGAGAATATTCAGGCTTCCTGAGTACGTTA from Mesotoga infera encodes the following:
- a CDS encoding Hsp20/alpha crystallin family protein; this encodes MLAIRRGSDLFRPFEEIQREMDRLFNDAFKGLNSQSRESSMFSPEVDIYERDNSVFIEMDIPGIKKDELEIKVEEDVLSIKGEKKLEREEKERDYHRYERYSGAFQRIFRLPEYVKSDDVKAKYEDGVLKLELPKKEEVKKEAIQVKID